One window of the Clostridium sp. MB40-C1 genome contains the following:
- the accB gene encoding acetyl-CoA carboxylase biotin carboxyl carrier protein gives MDSREICEIIKEISNSNLTFAEIKSKDVYIKLGKVDNNINNKMVNEIDSSSKMEEVIEIEHSKKTDKEVIEETSNDVKDGFETINSPLVGTFYASPAPDKEVYVSVGSKVKKGDTVCIVEAMKLMNEIESPYDGEIVEVLIENEAMVEYNQPLFKMKVQ, from the coding sequence ATGGATAGCAGAGAAATATGTGAAATAATTAAAGAAATTAGTAATTCTAATTTAACATTTGCAGAGATAAAATCAAAAGATGTATATATTAAGCTTGGAAAAGTTGACAATAATATAAATAATAAAATGGTTAATGAAATTGACAGTTCATCGAAAATGGAAGAAGTAATTGAAATTGAACATAGTAAAAAAACTGATAAAGAAGTTATTGAAGAAACGTCTAATGATGTAAAAGATGGATTTGAAACAATAAACTCACCTTTAGTTGGAACTTTTTATGCTTCACCAGCTCCAGATAAAGAAGTTTACGTAAGTGTAGGTTCTAAAGTAAAAAAAGGAGATACAGTTTGTATAGTTGAAGCAATGAAACTTATGAATGAGATTGAATCTCCTTACGATGGAGAAATAGTTGAAGTGCTAATTGAAAATGAAGCAATGGTAGAATATAATCAACCATTATTTAAGATGAAAGTACAATAG
- a CDS encoding NRAMP family divalent metal transporter: MENRKSKMNWSVILGAAFLMATSAIGPGFLTQSTVFTGKLGASFGFVILISIILDIGAQLNIWRIIVVSKKRGQDIANLVVPGLGYFVAALVVMGGLAFNIGNVAGAGLGLNVLFNIDPKVGAILSAVIAITIFLIKEAGKAMDRFAQIMGFMMILVTIYVVITANPPLATAAVKTFVPDQIDIMSIVTLVGGTVGGYITFAGGHRLLDAGVKGEEDIPKMTRSCLSGVGIASLMRILLFLATLAVVSKGLKLDPANPPASVFKLAAGDIGYKIFGIVMWSAAITSVIGAAYTSVSFIKTFSPSLEKNEKLLIIVFIILSTIVFTFIGKPVKVLILVGALNGLILPITLGTMLIAAYRKNIVGNYKHPMWMTLFGVLVVVIMTYLGVDTMINEIPKLF, from the coding sequence TTGGAAAATAGAAAAAGTAAAATGAATTGGAGTGTTATTTTAGGGGCGGCATTCTTAATGGCCACTTCTGCCATAGGGCCAGGATTTCTAACTCAAAGTACTGTATTTACAGGAAAGCTTGGGGCAAGTTTTGGATTTGTAATTTTAATATCTATAATTTTAGATATAGGGGCACAACTTAATATTTGGAGAATTATCGTTGTATCTAAAAAAAGAGGGCAAGATATTGCTAATTTAGTAGTTCCAGGACTTGGGTATTTTGTAGCTGCTCTTGTAGTTATGGGAGGGTTGGCTTTTAATATTGGTAATGTAGCTGGTGCTGGGCTAGGTTTAAATGTTTTATTTAATATAGACCCTAAAGTAGGGGCTATATTAAGTGCAGTTATAGCAATTACAATTTTTCTTATTAAAGAAGCCGGAAAAGCTATGGATAGATTCGCCCAAATTATGGGGTTTATGATGATATTAGTTACTATATATGTAGTGATTACTGCAAATCCACCTTTAGCTACAGCGGCAGTTAAAACTTTTGTTCCAGATCAAATAGATATTATGTCTATAGTTACTTTAGTAGGAGGAACTGTAGGGGGATACATAACTTTTGCAGGTGGTCATAGACTATTAGATGCAGGGGTTAAAGGGGAAGAGGATATACCTAAGATGACAAGAAGTTGTCTTTCTGGTGTTGGAATAGCATCTTTAATGAGAATATTATTATTTCTTGCAACTCTTGCTGTTGTTTCCAAGGGACTAAAATTGGATCCAGCAAATCCACCAGCCTCAGTATTTAAACTTGCTGCTGGGGATATAGGATATAAAATATTTGGTATAGTAATGTGGTCAGCGGCAATAACTTCTGTTATAGGCGCTGCATACACATCAGTATCTTTTATTAAAACATTTAGTCCTTCTTTAGAAAAAAATGAGAAATTATTAATAATCGTTTTTATAATTTTATCTACAATTGTATTCACTTTTATAGGTAAACCAGTTAAAGTTTTAATTTTGGTTGGAGCACTAAATGGATTAATATTACCTATAACTTTAGGCACTATGCTTATTGCAGCTTATAGGAAGAATATTGTAGGTAACTATAAACATCCAATGTGGATGACTCTTTTTGGAGTATTAGTTGTAGTTATAATGACTTACTTGGGTGTTGATACGATGATAAATGAAATACCTAAATTGTTTTAA
- a CDS encoding LamB/YcsF family protein: MYFVDINCDMGESFGAYKIGNDEKIMEFISSANIACGFHAGDPTIMNKTVKLCLENNVSIGAHVGFQDLIGFGRRNVDISPKEAYEITIYQIGALYGFIKSYGGKMNHVKPHGALYNMAAKNEDLSRAISEAVYKIDPELILFGLSGSKLVNEGKKIGLRVANEVFADRTYTDMGTLTPRKEENALIKDEEESVRQVVKMIKTGKVNSTTGKEINIKADTVCIHGDGEKALEFAKKIRSELMINNITIKSI, translated from the coding sequence ATGTACTTTGTAGATATAAATTGCGATATGGGAGAAAGTTTTGGAGCTTATAAAATAGGTAATGATGAGAAAATTATGGAGTTTATTTCTTCAGCCAATATTGCTTGTGGGTTTCATGCAGGAGATCCAACTATTATGAATAAAACAGTTAAACTTTGCTTAGAAAATAATGTTTCAATAGGAGCTCATGTAGGTTTTCAAGATTTAATTGGTTTTGGTAGAAGAAATGTGGATATTAGTCCTAAAGAAGCTTATGAAATAACTATTTATCAGATTGGGGCATTATATGGGTTTATTAAATCTTATGGTGGAAAGATGAATCATGTAAAACCTCATGGAGCATTGTATAATATGGCAGCAAAAAATGAAGATTTGTCAAGAGCTATTTCAGAAGCAGTATATAAAATAGATCCAGAGCTCATACTATTCGGACTTTCTGGAAGTAAGCTAGTAAATGAGGGAAAAAAGATAGGGCTAAGAGTTGCAAATGAGGTTTTTGCAGATAGAACTTATACAGATATGGGAACACTTACCCCGAGAAAAGAAGAAAATGCTTTAATAAAAGATGAAGAAGAATCTGTAAGACAAGTAGTGAAAATGATAAAGACAGGAAAAGTAAATTCAACTACTGGGAAAGAGATTAATATTAAAGCGGATACTGTATGCATACATGGGGATGGGGAAAAAGCATTAGAGTTTGCAAAAAAAATAAGAAGTGAGCTTATGATAAACAATATAACTATTAAAAGCATTTAA
- a CDS encoding biotin-dependent carboxyltransferase family protein, with product MGIEVISPGLLTTIQDLGRYGFRKYGVIVSGAMDSFAHRVANILVGNEEGEATLEITLLGPKILINEDTLISICGADLSPKINDAFIPMWRPVYVKKGSVLSFGKNNYGARAYLAFAGSFNIEEVMGSKSTYLRAEIGGHEGRQIKKGDILSLKDCSEIGKKIIYTLSLNVNDDGFSYPKWFVSSKIIPNYINNFNVRVVKGGEFECFCEDSKKALFEKSYLITPQSDRMGYRLKGDNLQLKEPLEMISEAVALGTIQVPPDGNPIILLADRQTTGGYPKVGQVTSVDIPIVAQMKPGDSISFNEISLKEAQELYIKREKNIQDLKRGLNFKIM from the coding sequence GTGGGCATAGAGGTAATAAGTCCAGGACTTTTAACAACAATACAGGATTTAGGGAGATATGGATTTAGAAAATATGGGGTAATTGTAAGTGGAGCGATGGACTCTTTTGCACATAGAGTTGCTAATATACTAGTAGGAAATGAAGAAGGAGAAGCTACATTAGAAATAACATTATTAGGACCTAAAATTTTGATAAATGAGGATACTTTAATTTCTATTTGTGGTGCTGATTTGTCTCCAAAAATAAATGATGCTTTTATACCTATGTGGAGACCTGTATATGTAAAAAAAGGAAGTGTATTGAGTTTTGGAAAGAATAATTATGGAGCAAGAGCATATTTAGCTTTTGCTGGTTCTTTTAATATAGAAGAAGTCATGGGAAGTAAGAGTACTTATCTTAGGGCTGAGATTGGAGGACATGAAGGTAGGCAAATTAAAAAAGGAGATATTTTAAGTTTAAAAGATTGTTCTGAAATCGGAAAAAAGATAATTTACACATTATCATTAAATGTTAATGATGATGGTTTTTCATATCCTAAATGGTTTGTATCTTCAAAAATTATTCCCAATTATATTAATAATTTTAATGTAAGAGTAGTTAAAGGGGGAGAGTTTGAGTGCTTTTGTGAAGATAGTAAAAAAGCTTTATTTGAAAAAAGTTATCTAATCACTCCCCAATCAGATAGGATGGGATATAGGCTTAAAGGTGATAATTTACAGTTGAAAGAACCTTTAGAGATGATATCGGAGGCTGTAGCTTTAGGAACAATACAAGTACCACCAGATGGTAACCCTATAATTCTTCTTGCTGATAGACAGACTACAGGAGGATATCCAAAAGTTGGACAGGTAACCTCTGTAGATATTCCAATTGTAGCTCAGATGAAGCCAGGAGATAGTATTTCTTTTAATGAAATATCTTTAAAAGAAGCTCAAGAGTTATATATAAAGAGAGAGAAGAACATACAAGATTTAAAAAGGGGTTTGAATTTTAAGATTATGTAG
- the pxpB gene encoding 5-oxoprolinase subunit PxpB, with product MKQDKLLEISPMGECALIVKFNNKININTHLKIKALSEYLDKNPIKGMIEYVPAFVTITIFYNPLEIIKAAQSDEKLQNKSPYELISSNIEQIVYKLEDRISDNPRIVEIPVCYGEEFGPDLKFVADYNNISIEEVIDIHSSCENRVYMIGFAPGFPYLAGMSEKIAAPRRKTPRVSIPAGSVGIAGSQTGVYPISTPGGWQLIGKTPLNLFRPDSEIPSLLQAGDVVKFKAISKDQYYELKYGNEGALKWA from the coding sequence ATGAAACAAGATAAATTATTAGAGATAAGTCCAATGGGAGAATGTGCTCTTATTGTAAAATTTAATAATAAAATTAACATAAATACTCACTTAAAGATAAAAGCTTTATCCGAATATTTAGATAAAAATCCTATTAAGGGAATGATAGAATATGTTCCGGCCTTTGTAACTATTACAATATTTTATAATCCATTAGAGATAATTAAAGCGGCACAAAGTGATGAGAAATTACAAAACAAAAGCCCGTATGAATTGATATCATCAAATATAGAGCAGATAGTTTATAAGCTTGAAGATAGAATTTCAGACAATCCTAGAATAGTTGAGATCCCTGTTTGTTATGGAGAAGAGTTTGGACCAGATTTAAAATTTGTTGCAGATTATAATAATATTTCTATAGAAGAAGTTATAGATATTCATTCAAGTTGTGAAAATAGAGTTTACATGATAGGATTTGCACCAGGATTTCCTTATCTTGCAGGAATGTCAGAAAAAATTGCAGCTCCTAGAAGAAAGACTCCAAGAGTATCTATACCAGCAGGTTCTGTAGGAATAGCTGGCAGTCAAACAGGTGTATACCCTATTTCTACCCCAGGGGGATGGCAACTTATAGGAAAAACTCCATTAAACCTTTTTAGACCTGATAGTGAAATTCCAAGTTTACTTCAAGCTGGGGATGTAGTTAAATTTAAAGCTATTTCTAAAGATCAATATTATGAATTAAAATATGGAAATGAAGGAGCATTGAAGTGGGCATAG
- a CDS encoding PTS transporter subunit IIC, with protein MTKSRDIIKKILNRYLIKALSFMALGLFSSLIIGLILSQISKIPGFEFIKMFTDIISAKSPVVGSSIGVAIAYGLECSPLTIFSSAATGAFGYTLGGPVGAYIASTFGAEIGELIAGKTKIDIILVPSITIISGSLSGKFVGPYISFFMTNLGNTITIATNLHPIPMGVIVATLMGIALTAPISSAAIAISLNMSGLAAGAATVGCCAQMIGFAVSSYRENKFSGLISQGIGTSMLQVPNIFKNPLILIPPTLTGAILGPVSTTILKLENIPIGAGMGTSGLVGPLGTFKAMEYSLDFKSLLFRIALLEFIAPAFLSLIFSEFMRKKGWIKFEDMKLNI; from the coding sequence ATGACTAAATCTAGAGATATTATTAAAAAAATTTTAAACCGCTATCTTATCAAAGCATTAAGTTTTATGGCCTTAGGACTTTTTTCTTCATTGATAATAGGACTCATTTTATCACAAATTTCTAAAATACCAGGATTTGAATTTATTAAAATGTTTACAGATATTATTTCTGCAAAATCTCCAGTGGTAGGTTCTTCTATAGGAGTTGCCATAGCTTACGGATTAGAATGCTCTCCACTTACAATATTTTCATCTGCTGCAACAGGAGCCTTTGGATATACTTTGGGAGGACCAGTAGGTGCCTATATAGCTTCAACCTTTGGAGCTGAGATAGGTGAATTAATAGCTGGTAAAACTAAAATCGATATTATCTTAGTTCCTTCAATAACCATAATTTCAGGAAGTCTAAGTGGTAAGTTTGTTGGTCCATACATTTCTTTTTTTATGACAAACTTAGGTAATACAATAACCATAGCCACTAATCTTCATCCAATACCTATGGGTGTTATAGTTGCAACTCTTATGGGAATTGCCTTAACTGCACCTATAAGCAGCGCAGCTATTGCAATATCATTAAACATGTCTGGTCTCGCAGCCGGCGCTGCTACAGTAGGTTGTTGCGCTCAAATGATTGGATTTGCTGTATCTAGCTACAGAGAAAATAAATTCTCAGGTTTAATATCGCAGGGTATAGGTACTTCCATGCTTCAAGTACCTAATATTTTTAAAAACCCTCTAATACTAATTCCACCAACACTTACTGGAGCAATTTTAGGTCCTGTTTCTACTACTATATTAAAATTAGAAAACATTCCTATAGGCGCTGGCATGGGTACAAGTGGCTTAGTTGGTCCACTAGGTACATTTAAAGCAATGGAATATTCTTTAGACTTTAAATCATTATTGTTTAGGATTGCTTTACTTGAATTTATCGCTCCAGCATTTTTATCTCTAATTTTTTCTGAATTTATGCGAAAGAAAGGATGGATTAAATTTGAAGATATGAAATTGAATATTTAA
- a CDS encoding sodium:solute symporter: MKIIVFSAIITLVFTGIAGYLGNLKVKTAKDFMTGGNKLGVIGLTSMLMGTVIGGAATVGTVQMAYNHGVVAIWFITGLSIASIILGLFYSKQVDKKNFETIPQIIGSTYGQKSRTCSSLLLSMGMFIHVNGQVIACSALFTAIFGISMNKTTGIVVLLLVTYVVFGGFWGSAMVGGIKTVLLYVTSLICGGILIFKLNAPKEIITFFPRDPWLNLFSGSISEDIASILSTIVGILSTQTFFQTIIAGKNSKVSRKSAFLTAFFVLPVGIVCTFIGMYMRIHYPGIQAKEAFPLFLIKHLHPVIAGISIATILISSIAAGAGLSLGIATMFARDIYKTILNPSCSDKKQLVILKVSIIIIGIATFFIVIKNKNSMILEWGFISMVFRATPIFVPTLVAILFKDKINSKAGIYAIILAPVMSGLWIILGLPKISSIYVGLITSATTLLLATKYFNSKNIKYNKTV, from the coding sequence ATGAAAATTATAGTATTTAGTGCAATTATTACTCTAGTATTTACTGGGATAGCTGGGTACTTAGGGAACTTAAAAGTTAAAACAGCTAAAGATTTTATGACAGGAGGAAATAAGTTAGGTGTAATAGGACTTACTAGTATGTTAATGGGTACAGTAATTGGTGGTGCAGCTACAGTAGGAACTGTTCAGATGGCTTATAATCATGGAGTTGTAGCTATATGGTTTATAACAGGACTATCCATAGCTAGTATAATATTAGGATTATTTTATTCAAAGCAGGTAGATAAAAAGAATTTTGAAACTATACCACAGATTATTGGAAGTACATATGGACAAAAATCTAGAACTTGCTCCAGTTTATTATTATCTATGGGAATGTTCATACATGTAAATGGTCAAGTGATTGCTTGTAGCGCCTTATTTACAGCTATATTTGGAATTAGTATGAATAAAACTACTGGTATAGTGGTTTTATTGCTTGTTACATATGTAGTTTTTGGAGGGTTTTGGGGGAGTGCTATGGTCGGAGGAATAAAAACAGTACTTTTATATGTTACAAGTTTAATATGTGGAGGGATATTAATTTTTAAGCTTAATGCTCCAAAAGAAATTATAACCTTTTTCCCAAGAGATCCTTGGCTTAATTTGTTTAGTGGAAGCATTTCAGAAGATATAGCTTCAATTTTATCTACTATAGTAGGAATTTTATCTACTCAAACGTTCTTTCAAACAATAATAGCAGGAAAAAATAGTAAGGTATCTAGAAAAAGTGCTTTTTTGACAGCTTTTTTTGTATTACCTGTAGGAATAGTATGTACTTTTATAGGAATGTATATGAGAATACATTATCCAGGTATTCAAGCAAAGGAAGCTTTCCCTTTGTTTTTGATTAAACATTTGCATCCAGTTATAGCTGGAATTTCTATAGCAACAATTTTAATTTCATCTATAGCTGCTGGGGCAGGATTGTCATTAGGAATTGCAACTATGTTTGCTCGAGATATATATAAAACTATACTAAATCCATCATGTAGTGATAAAAAACAATTGGTTATATTAAAAGTAAGTATAATAATTATAGGTATTGCTACTTTTTTCATTGTAATTAAAAATAAAAATTCTATGATATTGGAGTGGGGATTTATATCTATGGTATTCAGAGCTACCCCAATATTTGTTCCTACATTGGTAGCAATATTATTTAAAGATAAGATAAATTCTAAAGCAGGAATATATGCAATTATATTAGCTCCAGTTATGAGCGGTTTATGGATAATTTTAGGATTACCTAAAATAAGTTCTATATATGTAGGGTTAATTACTAGTGCTACTACATTATTATTAGCTACAAAGTATTTTAATAGTAAGAATATAAAATATAATAAAACTGTATAA
- a CDS encoding spore germination protein, whose amino-acid sequence MKNTKYEKVIENNNIEKLGIHIREIYTKDKQIFILYIPEITDRKRISEDIIKPILQYDKQEITIDLILKSIVYMDDIDNDSDENKIIDYVIKGKCVIILPTEPEYIIANTYKVDKRNVEAPAIQSSLKGPRDSFTENFDTNLSLIHYRLKDESLRIEKFSVGKRTKTNTAVIYIEDIANSQYVNEVESKLKKIDVDGIIDSSYIEKFIKKKTWGIFPEVGICERPDKACAEMLKGKICIVVDGSNLALILPKTFIEFLDASDDHYESLYLSVFLKFLRVLSLMITLMLSPFYIAVISFHPDILPANYILTLAEARSTVPISNIVEITIMEIVSEILKEASLRLPKEIGAAIGIVGTIVIGQAAVTAGIVSPLTVIIISLSTMTSFIAPDQLLLKPIIILKFMLIFVTGAFGIFGYTIGITFIVINITSNESLQVPFTAPLAPSNLGDLKEYIFSDIKLSKKRPSFLRTKDKTRQ is encoded by the coding sequence ATGAAAAATACTAAATATGAAAAAGTCATTGAAAATAATAATATAGAGAAATTAGGAATTCATATAAGAGAAATATATACTAAAGATAAACAAATATTCATATTATATATACCAGAAATTACAGATAGAAAAAGAATTTCAGAAGATATAATAAAACCTATATTACAATATGATAAACAGGAGATTACAATAGATTTGATCTTAAAATCTATTGTTTATATGGATGATATTGATAATGATAGTGATGAAAATAAAATTATAGACTATGTTATAAAAGGCAAGTGTGTAATAATTTTACCAACAGAGCCAGAATATATAATAGCTAATACTTATAAAGTTGATAAAAGGAATGTAGAGGCTCCAGCTATACAATCATCTTTAAAAGGGCCAAGAGATTCATTTACTGAAAACTTTGATACAAATCTATCATTGATACATTATAGGTTAAAAGATGAATCGCTTAGAATAGAAAAATTTAGCGTGGGCAAGAGAACAAAAACAAATACTGCTGTAATTTATATTGAAGATATAGCTAATTCTCAGTATGTTAATGAGGTGGAAAGTAAATTAAAAAAAATAGATGTTGATGGAATTATTGATTCCTCATATATTGAGAAATTCATAAAGAAAAAAACGTGGGGGATATTTCCTGAAGTCGGCATATGTGAAAGACCTGATAAAGCATGCGCAGAAATGTTAAAAGGGAAAATATGTATTGTTGTTGACGGAAGCAATTTAGCACTAATTTTACCAAAGACATTTATAGAATTTTTAGATGCTAGCGATGATCATTATGAAAGTCTTTATTTATCAGTATTTTTAAAGTTTTTAAGAGTTCTTTCATTAATGATAACTTTAATGTTATCACCATTTTATATTGCTGTTATAAGTTTTCATCCGGACATTCTTCCAGCTAATTATATATTAACTTTAGCTGAAGCAAGGTCTACTGTTCCTATAAGTAATATAGTAGAAATTACAATTATGGAAATAGTATCAGAAATACTTAAAGAAGCAAGTTTGAGACTCCCTAAAGAGATAGGTGCTGCTATAGGAATTGTGGGAACTATTGTAATTGGTCAGGCAGCTGTTACAGCAGGAATAGTTAGTCCACTTACGGTGATTATTATTTCTTTATCTACAATGACTTCTTTTATAGCTCCAGATCAATTACTTCTAAAACCGATTATAATATTAAAATTTATGTTGATTTTTGTAACAGGAGCATTTGGAATATTTGGTTATACAATAGGGATTACTTTTATTGTAATTAATATAACTTCTAATGAAAGTTTACAAGTACCTTTTACTGCTCCATTAGCTCCATCAAATTTGGGTGATTTGAAGGAGTATATTTTTAGTGATATAAAGTTAAGTAAAAAAAGGCCTTCTTTTTTAAGAACAAAAGATAAAACAAGACAATGA
- a CDS encoding Ger(x)C family spore germination protein, giving the protein MMKKFSKICSVCMLMLFSIFLTGCWDYGDINKKNIVISIGIDRIGDMLEVTGEVAKLFSKLEAKEKTNVTSVYTDLSYGKTFEEFRVDFSSKRPYETFLGATRVVVFGKEYAREGIEPYINRINKTYDYRKTLFAFVSREPPRQLLNTDIENDLSVGFFLEDNINFLRDRGIAVSKDIGEILSDIAMGDVGYMLPYVGIEQKNVRYLGLAVMKDSKLVDIIDIKDTSGILYLKGKNINRQETINSPKNPKNKLSFDTKINKRDIKVKYKDKKIVINIDLDLNAELSYQYYLEPLSDKELKEFEYLVSEKIKKDVELSVKRSQDCKCDMFGFARYFRADDPQNYKKINWRENYDKADVIVSVKTKITNTNLSDYKVKYKY; this is encoded by the coding sequence ATGATGAAAAAATTTAGTAAGATTTGTAGTGTGTGTATGCTTATGTTATTTTCTATATTTTTAACAGGATGTTGGGATTACGGAGATATTAATAAAAAAAATATTGTAATTTCTATAGGGATTGATCGTATAGGGGATATGCTAGAAGTCACAGGGGAAGTAGCTAAACTTTTTTCTAAATTAGAAGCAAAAGAAAAAACAAATGTAACTAGTGTTTATACGGATTTGTCTTATGGAAAAACTTTTGAAGAGTTTAGAGTAGATTTTAGTAGTAAACGTCCATATGAAACTTTTTTAGGTGCAACAAGAGTGGTGGTTTTTGGAAAAGAATATGCTAGAGAAGGGATTGAACCATATATAAATAGAATTAATAAAACATATGATTATAGAAAGACTCTTTTTGCATTTGTTAGTCGTGAACCACCAAGACAACTTTTAAATACTGATATAGAGAATGATTTATCAGTAGGATTTTTTTTAGAAGATAACATAAATTTTTTAAGGGATAGGGGAATAGCTGTAAGCAAGGATATTGGTGAAATTCTTTCTGATATAGCAATGGGAGATGTAGGATATATGCTCCCATACGTTGGAATAGAACAGAAAAATGTTAGATACCTAGGATTAGCTGTTATGAAAGATTCTAAGTTAGTAGATATTATAGATATAAAAGATACTAGTGGGATTTTATATCTTAAGGGGAAAAATATTAATAGACAAGAGACAATAAATAGTCCTAAAAACCCTAAAAATAAGTTATCTTTTGATACTAAAATAAATAAAAGGGATATTAAAGTAAAATATAAAGATAAAAAAATTGTTATAAATATAGATTTAGATTTGAATGCGGAACTTTCATATCAGTATTATTTAGAGCCTTTAAGTGATAAAGAGTTAAAAGAATTTGAATATCTTGTATCAGAAAAAATTAAAAAAGATGTAGAGTTAAGTGTAAAAAGGTCACAAGATTGTAAATGTGATATGTTTGGATTTGCAAGGTATTTTAGGGCTGACGATCCTCAAAATTATAAGAAAATAAATTGGAGAGAAAATTACGATAAAGCAGATGTTATAGTTAGTGTAAAAACAAAAATTACTAATACAAATTTATCTGACTATAAAGTGAAGTATAAATATTAG
- a CDS encoding endospore germination permease — MKDFLTNRQIAFILLGVIMGFGNLELPKNIAQKVGTGAWIAILIATCIACVIVWINTHVSYTYKEKTLYEYGELLLGKTLRTILVAIYIIFFFISVTYIVENSSIVIKLTILLKTPLWVICLIYYLITYYAVTKGLRVIARLCELYGIVIIMSIIITHLLMFTAGELINIRPFFYPLEVKSYMKGIIEMVFPFLGMELLSIIPMNERNKGVWKHNVFMVALIGAMYALIVESCISVMGVDDIVHYNDALLAVIRRIDISYLELFKRLDGIFIISWIMGIFCTLVIYSYGTSQLLSNCFKKTNINFLTAVVLMISFVITILPKRSYIKMPMIAQLIKYLGVFCTIIVPIIFFIITKVKKYDEKI, encoded by the coding sequence ATGAAAGATTTTCTTACAAATAGACAAATTGCTTTCATACTTTTAGGAGTTATTATGGGATTTGGAAATTTGGAGCTTCCTAAGAATATAGCTCAGAAGGTAGGTACGGGAGCATGGATTGCTATATTAATTGCAACATGTATAGCTTGTGTAATAGTTTGGATAAATACACATGTTTCATATACGTATAAAGAGAAGACTCTATATGAATATGGAGAATTATTATTAGGAAAAACCTTAAGAACAATACTTGTAGCCATATATATAATTTTTTTCTTTATTAGCGTAACTTATATAGTTGAAAATTCAAGTATAGTAATAAAACTTACAATACTTTTGAAAACACCGCTTTGGGTTATATGCTTGATTTATTATTTAATAACATATTATGCAGTTACAAAGGGTTTAAGAGTTATTGCAAGATTATGCGAATTATATGGAATAGTAATAATTATGTCTATTATTATTACTCATTTACTTATGTTTACAGCAGGGGAATTAATAAATATAAGACCTTTTTTTTATCCATTAGAAGTTAAATCTTACATGAAAGGAATTATTGAAATGGTTTTTCCATTTTTGGGAATGGAATTATTAAGTATTATACCTATGAATGAAAGAAATAAAGGGGTGTGGAAGCATAATGTTTTTATGGTAGCGCTTATAGGTGCTATGTATGCCTTGATAGTAGAGTCATGTATTTCGGTAATGGGAGTAGATGATATAGTACATTATAATGATGCATTGCTAGCTGTAATTAGAAGAATAGATATTTCTTATTTAGAATTATTTAAGAGATTAGATGGCATATTTATAATTTCTTGGATTATGGGGATATTTTGTACATTAGTTATTTATTCATATGGTACTTCTCAATTGCTAAGTAATTGTTTTAAAAAAACTAATATAAATTTTTTAACCGCAGTTGTCCTTATGATATCTTTTGTTATAACTATTTTGCCGAAAAGAAGTTATATTAAAATGCCTATGATTGCTCAATTAATCAAATATCTAGGGGTTTTTTGTACAATTATTGTACCAATAATATTTTTTATTATTACAAAGGTGAAAAAATATGATGAAAAAATTTAG